Proteins encoded together in one Deinococcus hopiensis KR-140 window:
- a CDS encoding CapA family protein, translating to MRAGPAVFLALVLTSGGREPGTLTLAFAGDVSVARGVASQNAGHWETALSGVSDALRADVTYGNLESPLTVAPYRAKGIDLRASPSGVAALAPFALMGVENNHAQDGGEAGRVETRGTLRRAGILPVTRALTVTQVKGISVAWIAFFNDGHTPPPLAAIREGARRARVVVGVHWGAEYGPVTDRQRLLARQLAAAGATLIVGSGPHVLQGTERIGTTLVLYSLGNLLLDQPYPLARLGAVVRVTVEEDGIHACAVPTRYRAGRVTPAPGKERAKALARLGLPACTEAR from the coding sequence GTGAGGGCGGGGCCGGCCGTCTTCCTCGCGCTGGTCCTCACGTCCGGTGGGCGGGAGCCTGGAACGCTGACCCTCGCCTTCGCCGGCGACGTAAGCGTGGCGCGGGGCGTGGCAAGTCAAAACGCCGGACACTGGGAAACGGCCCTGTCCGGCGTGAGCGACGCCCTGCGCGCAGACGTGACCTACGGCAATCTCGAATCTCCACTGACCGTCGCGCCGTACCGAGCGAAGGGGATCGACCTCCGGGCTTCCCCCTCTGGCGTGGCGGCGCTGGCCCCCTTTGCATTGATGGGGGTGGAGAACAACCATGCCCAAGACGGTGGGGAGGCGGGACGGGTGGAAACGCGGGGGACGTTGCGGCGGGCGGGCATTCTCCCCGTGACGCGAGCATTGACCGTGACCCAGGTGAAGGGCATTTCCGTCGCGTGGATCGCTTTTTTTAACGATGGGCATACCCCACCGCCCCTCGCGGCCATCCGTGAAGGAGCGCGGCGGGCCCGCGTCGTCGTGGGCGTTCACTGGGGCGCGGAGTATGGGCCGGTCACGGACCGGCAGCGCCTGCTCGCCCGGCAACTCGCAGCGGCAGGCGCAACGCTCATCGTGGGCAGTGGGCCGCACGTGCTTCAGGGCACGGAGCGAATCGGCACCACGCTGGTGCTCTACAGCTTGGGCAACCTGCTGCTGGACCAGCCGTATCCCCTGGCCCGTCTGGGCGCGGTGGTCCGGGTGACGGTGGAGGAAGACGGAATTCACGCCTGCGCCGTCCCCACGCGCTACCGGGCCGGACGGGTGACCCCCGCTCCGGGGAAGGAACGGGCCAAAGCCCTCGCCCGGCTCGGTTTGCCCGCCTGCACGGAGGCGAGATGA
- a CDS encoding RtcB family protein — protein MNGKQITKLGFEKKAIALALTAATARERAGLGRDDILSELYAVKDNPEAYLSGGVYADLARELAAQNAKNRARQGEALRPTPLPYRIWGEDLIEPGATAQMDVAMRLPISRTGALMPDAHVGYGLPIGGVLATEDAVIPYGVGVDIGCSMMLSVLPLAANGLSTDEARALLLKHTRFGAGVSFEKNVRGDHEVLHEETWREQSILRHLYDKAAEQIGTSGSGNHFVEFGTFSLGQADLDLEAGEYLAVLSHSGSRGFGAQVANHYTKTAQDLHPNLDPAARKLAWLPLDTEAGQGYWQAMNLAGRYALANHDLIHARLARALGVKPLVQVSNSHNLAWKQLVGGEERIVHRKGATPAEAGQLGLIPGSMADPGFVVRGRGNAEALASASHGAGRQLGRKAAANTLAKRDVQAYLRERGITLIGGGIDEAPQAYKRIEQVIARQSDLVDVVGQFTPRVVRMDTGSEDV, from the coding sequence ATGAACGGAAAACAGATCACGAAGCTGGGCTTCGAGAAGAAGGCAATCGCCCTGGCCCTGACGGCGGCGACGGCACGCGAACGTGCGGGGCTGGGCCGTGACGACATTTTGAGCGAGCTGTACGCCGTCAAGGACAATCCGGAGGCGTACCTCTCGGGCGGAGTCTACGCGGACCTCGCGCGGGAACTGGCCGCGCAGAACGCCAAGAACCGCGCGCGCCAGGGTGAGGCCCTGCGCCCCACCCCCCTGCCCTACCGCATCTGGGGAGAGGACCTGATCGAACCCGGGGCCACAGCGCAAATGGACGTGGCGATGCGCCTCCCCATCAGCCGCACAGGCGCGCTGATGCCCGACGCACACGTCGGTTACGGCCTGCCCATCGGCGGCGTGCTGGCGACGGAAGACGCCGTGATTCCCTACGGCGTGGGCGTGGACATCGGCTGCTCGATGATGCTCAGCGTGCTGCCCCTCGCGGCGAACGGGCTGAGCACCGACGAGGCCCGCGCCCTGCTGCTCAAGCACACGCGCTTCGGCGCGGGCGTGAGCTTCGAGAAGAACGTACGCGGCGACCACGAGGTGCTGCACGAGGAAACCTGGCGCGAACAGTCCATCCTGCGCCACCTCTATGACAAGGCCGCCGAGCAGATCGGCACGTCGGGCAGTGGCAACCACTTTGTCGAGTTCGGAACCTTCTCGCTGGGGCAGGCCGACCTGGACCTGGAAGCGGGCGAATACCTGGCGGTGCTGTCGCACAGCGGCTCGCGCGGCTTCGGGGCGCAGGTGGCGAACCACTACACCAAAACGGCGCAGGACCTGCATCCCAACCTCGATCCTGCTGCGCGCAAGCTCGCCTGGCTGCCCCTGGACACCGAGGCCGGGCAAGGCTACTGGCAAGCGATGAACTTGGCGGGCCGCTACGCGCTGGCGAACCACGACCTGATCCACGCCCGGCTGGCCCGTGCGCTGGGCGTCAAGCCGCTGGTGCAGGTCAGCAACAGCCACAACCTCGCCTGGAAACAGCTGGTGGGCGGTGAGGAGCGCATCGTTCACCGCAAGGGAGCCACCCCCGCCGAGGCCGGGCAACTCGGCCTGATTCCGGGCAGCATGGCGGACCCCGGCTTCGTGGTGCGGGGGCGGGGCAATGCCGAAGCCTTGGCGAGCGCGAGCCACGGCGCGGGTCGACAGCTGGGGCGCAAGGCGGCGGCCAACACCCTCGCCAAGCGCGACGTGCAGGCGTACCTGAGGGAGCGTGGGATTACCCTGATCGGCGGCGGGATCGACGAGGCCCCGCAGGCGTACAAGCGCATCGAGCAGGTTATCGCCCGCCAGAGCGACCTCGTGGACGTGGTGGGGCAGTTCACGCCGCGCGTGGTGCGGATGGACACGGGCAGCGAGGACGTGTAG
- a CDS encoding DUF4153 domain-containing protein, producing the protein MTERDSAAPAQVTPPVVPAPRPPSLPRPPLAATPLLVAAGLALAAHGLTVGTGGRFGLNVTLWVGLFVGAALTLAGRKGAVVSREGATLLALALAFALTFALWDLPPLFLLINVLALLLALVLGAAGLRFPGMGTASVGRLIGVASTGGLRFGYGPLALLERFPWARLKVREGRGAGRAGVGLLLTAPVLLVFGGLLAGADAGFARLASHLFDWRLDGFAETVFKLLGWGTFAGGLVYPALMALRPTLFPAQTQASWQRLGLIEVGVPLGSLGVLFVVFLGTQLPYFLSGTSLPEGLTFADYVRRGFTELLNVALLTLALLLGAHGVTREAERTRSGYRALNLAVLGPLALILLSAANRWRLYTLAYGLSEIRVLGAAFLIWLVLALGWLAWGLWRGDLQRFAYPALVAGFTVLLATTALSPGAVIARVNVNRQTAAVTNDLRRTPQQANVDELLRLGADAVPVVLGHLETLTRGCGFAEHCGNDRETVLRRLEDAYRGARDLRVWNASYARARTMTRTLSR; encoded by the coding sequence ATGACCGAACGAGACTCCGCCGCTCCCGCACAGGTCACGCCCCCCGTTGTTCCCGCACCGCGGCCGCCCAGCCTTCCGCGCCCGCCGCTGGCCGCCACGCCGCTGCTGGTGGCCGCCGGGCTGGCCCTCGCGGCACACGGGCTGACGGTGGGCACCGGGGGCAGGTTCGGACTGAACGTGACCCTGTGGGTGGGACTGTTTGTCGGCGCGGCGCTGACGCTGGCGGGGCGCAAGGGCGCGGTGGTGTCGCGGGAGGGGGCGACGCTGCTGGCCCTGGCGCTGGCCTTTGCCCTGACGTTTGCCCTCTGGGACCTGCCGCCACTGTTTCTGTTGATCAACGTGCTGGCGCTGCTGCTCGCGCTGGTGCTGGGAGCGGCGGGCCTGCGCTTTCCGGGGATGGGCACGGCCAGCGTGGGCAGACTCATCGGCGTGGCCTCCACGGGTGGGTTGCGCTTCGGGTACGGCCCACTCGCGCTGCTGGAACGCTTTCCGTGGGCGAGGCTGAAGGTTCGGGAAGGCAGGGGCGCGGGCCGCGCCGGCGTGGGCCTGCTGCTGACCGCGCCCGTGCTGCTGGTGTTCGGCGGGCTGCTGGCGGGAGCGGACGCTGGATTTGCCCGGCTGGCGTCACACCTGTTCGACTGGCGGCTGGACGGTTTCGCCGAGACGGTCTTCAAGCTGCTGGGCTGGGGAACCTTTGCGGGCGGCCTGGTATACCCGGCCCTGATGGCGCTGCGGCCCACGCTCTTTCCCGCCCAGACCCAGGCTTCGTGGCAGCGGCTGGGGCTGATCGAGGTGGGGGTGCCGCTGGGGTCGCTCGGGGTGCTGTTCGTGGTCTTTCTGGGCACGCAGCTTCCGTATTTCCTGAGCGGAACCTCGCTGCCGGAGGGCTTGACCTTCGCCGATTATGTGCGCCGGGGCTTTACAGAACTGCTGAACGTGGCCCTCCTGACGCTCGCGCTGCTGCTGGGCGCGCACGGGGTCACGCGCGAGGCCGAGCGCACCCGGTCCGGCTACCGCGCGCTCAACCTCGCGGTGCTGGGACCGCTGGCCCTGATTCTGCTGAGCGCAGCCAACCGCTGGCGGCTGTATACCCTGGCCTACGGCCTGAGTGAAATCCGCGTGCTGGGCGCGGCCTTTCTGATCTGGCTGGTGCTGGCGCTGGGGTGGCTGGCGTGGGGGCTGTGGCGCGGAGACCTGCAGCGCTTCGCGTATCCGGCGCTGGTGGCGGGATTTACGGTCTTGCTGGCAACCACGGCGCTGAGTCCCGGTGCCGTGATCGCCCGCGTCAACGTGAACCGACAGACCGCCGCCGTGACCAACGACCTGCGCCGCACGCCCCAGCAGGCAAACGTGGACGAGTTGCTGCGTCTGGGCGCAGACGCCGTACCCGTGGTGCTGGGCCATCTGGAGACGTTGACGCGCGGGTGTGGTTTTGCCGAGCACTGCGGGAATGACCGGGAGACGGTCCTGCGCCGCCTGGAGGATGCGTATCGGGGCGCGCGCGACCTGCGGGTGTGGAACGCGAGCTATGCGCGGGCGCGGACGATGACGCGGACGCTTTCCCGCTGA
- a CDS encoding M24 family metallopeptidase — MTSSSPIQKMRGALQATSLDGWLMYDFQGLNPHARTVLALPAGAHLTRRFFVWVPREGGAALLHNHIEGGTWATLTAGWDVERRPFGSHAELDAALREVVAGKTVAMEYSPQGAVPYISRVDAGTLERVRAAGAADVVSSADLLQSFLAWTDEDLAAHRRAADVLMRAKDGAFRLIHERLKTGEAVTELDAQAVIERAIQEAGMTSGHPVNVSFGANAADPHYQPEGEKNAALRPGECVLIDLWAQEEGRPFADVTWVGHAGQPSAEYLEAWEAVRGARDAALVRLQERHAAEGWGHLQGWELDRAARDAMGPDWGAFFVHRTGHDLGVQIHGSGANLDDYETRDTRTLTPGLAVTVEPGTYPREKGFGIRTEVDVFLSPGGPQVTTDVQRRPFILGEGKWEDVRAAALD; from the coding sequence ATGACCTCCTCCTCCCCCATTCAGAAGATGCGCGGAGCCCTCCAGGCCACCTCGCTTGATGGCTGGCTGATGTACGACTTTCAGGGCCTCAATCCCCACGCCCGCACCGTGCTGGCGCTGCCCGCCGGAGCGCACCTCACCCGGAGGTTCTTCGTGTGGGTGCCGCGTGAAGGCGGGGCCGCGCTGCTTCACAACCACATTGAGGGCGGCACCTGGGCCACCTTGACGGCGGGCTGGGACGTGGAGCGCCGGCCCTTCGGTTCCCATGCCGAGCTGGACGCCGCGCTGCGCGAGGTGGTGGCGGGCAAGACGGTGGCGATGGAGTACAGCCCCCAGGGTGCCGTGCCCTACATCAGCCGGGTGGATGCTGGAACGCTGGAGCGGGTGCGGGCGGCGGGTGCGGCAGACGTGGTGAGCAGCGCGGATCTCCTCCAGTCCTTCCTCGCGTGGACAGACGAGGACCTGGCCGCCCACCGCCGGGCCGCCGACGTGCTGATGCGCGCCAAGGACGGCGCGTTCCGCCTGATCCACGAACGGCTGAAAACTGGGGAAGCCGTCACCGAGTTGGACGCACAGGCCGTGATCGAGCGGGCCATCCAGGAGGCGGGCATGACGAGCGGCCACCCCGTCAACGTGAGCTTCGGGGCGAATGCCGCCGATCCCCACTACCAGCCGGAGGGCGAGAAGAACGCGGCGCTCCGCCCCGGTGAGTGCGTGCTGATCGACCTGTGGGCGCAGGAGGAGGGCCGCCCCTTCGCAGACGTGACCTGGGTAGGCCACGCGGGCCAGCCTTCCGCCGAGTACCTGGAGGCGTGGGAGGCGGTGCGCGGAGCGAGAGACGCCGCCTTGGTGCGCCTTCAGGAGCGGCACGCCGCCGAGGGCTGGGGCCACCTGCAAGGCTGGGAACTCGACCGCGCTGCCCGGGACGCGATGGGACCGGACTGGGGAGCTTTTTTCGTCCACCGGACGGGGCACGATCTCGGCGTGCAGATACACGGTTCGGGCGCAAACCTCGACGACTACGAGACGCGCGACACCCGTACCCTCACGCCGGGGCTGGCCGTGACTGTAGAGCCCGGCACCTACCCGCGAGAGAAGGGCTTCGGCATCCGCACCGAGGTGGACGTGTTTCTGTCTCCCGGGGGTCCGCAGGTCACCACCGACGTGCAGCGCAGGCCCTTCATTCTGGGCGAGGGCAAGTGGGAAGACGTGCGGGCAGCGGCGCTGGACTGA
- a CDS encoding SDR family oxidoreductase, producing the protein MANLGSSTIMLTGAGGALATAIAQELEDAGAQLVLVGRGEALAKAAYRGPAAEVLDLDLSDPSSVDALRKVKVDALVHTAGGFAMGDAHKATTDDLRAMFDTNMLTLFHAVQGVLPHMLRQKDGMIIGVSAGQAARMSGPKAALYTASKAAVAAYVLSLHDELKGRGVRGCVLYPMGAIDTPKNREAGMDWDDLIDPRGLAKSVGHALTRPDRAHVTELKIYPDS; encoded by the coding sequence ATGGCGAACCTCGGCTCCTCCACCATCATGTTGACCGGAGCGGGCGGCGCGCTCGCCACCGCCATTGCCCAGGAACTGGAGGACGCCGGCGCGCAGCTCGTCCTTGTCGGACGAGGCGAGGCGCTGGCAAAGGCCGCCTACCGCGGCCCCGCTGCGGAGGTGCTGGACCTTGACCTCAGCGACCCCTCCAGCGTGGACGCGCTGCGCAAAGTGAAGGTGGACGCCCTCGTCCACACGGCGGGCGGCTTTGCGATGGGCGACGCCCACAAGGCGACCACCGACGACTTGCGCGCGATGTTCGACACGAACATGCTGACCCTCTTTCACGCCGTACAGGGCGTCTTGCCCCACATGCTGCGGCAAAAGGACGGCATGATCATCGGCGTGAGCGCCGGTCAGGCCGCCCGCATGAGTGGGCCGAAAGCGGCGCTCTACACCGCCAGCAAGGCTGCCGTCGCCGCCTACGTCCTCAGCCTGCACGACGAACTCAAGGGCCGGGGCGTGCGCGGTTGCGTGCTGTACCCGATGGGGGCCATCGACACGCCCAAAAACCGCGAGGCGGGCATGGACTGGGACGACCTGATCGATCCGCGCGGCCTTGCCAAGAGCGTCGGCCACGCCCTGACCCGGCCGGACCGGGCGCACGTGACGGAACTCAAAATCTATCCGGACAGCTGA
- a CDS encoding HAD family hydrolase gives MVARPPMPDARPLRAVVFDFDGTILDTETREFHHWQQLYREHGRELGLADWQRGIGTWDAFDPWAGLPDHVRADREAVRSALHERIVSDIAGQDLRPGVREVLEAVRRAGLRLALATSSDRAWVTRWMEQHGLAELFEVMVTRDDVRRVKPDPELYVLAAERLGLGTGECVAVEDSLNGATAAVAAGMRVVVVPNDVTRTQPFPPTWPRLDDGYAGGLGALLRAAEG, from the coding sequence ATGGTCGCCCGCCCTCCAATGCCCGATGCACGGCCCCTGCGCGCCGTGGTCTTCGACTTCGACGGCACAATTCTCGACACCGAGACCCGTGAGTTTCACCACTGGCAGCAGCTTTACCGTGAGCATGGCCGCGAACTGGGCCTCGCTGACTGGCAGCGCGGAATCGGCACCTGGGACGCCTTCGATCCCTGGGCGGGCTTGCCGGACCACGTGCGGGCAGACCGGGAGGCGGTCAGGTCTGCGCTACACGAACGCATCGTTTCCGACATAGCCGGGCAGGACCTGCGCCCCGGGGTGCGGGAGGTGCTGGAAGCTGTGCGCCGCGCTGGACTGCGCCTTGCCCTTGCCACGAGCAGTGACCGCGCCTGGGTCACGCGCTGGATGGAGCAGCACGGCCTGGCCGAACTGTTCGAGGTGATGGTGACGCGGGACGACGTGCGCCGGGTCAAGCCCGATCCCGAACTGTATGTGCTGGCCGCCGAGCGCCTGGGTCTCGGGACGGGGGAATGTGTGGCCGTGGAAGACAGCCTGAACGGAGCCACAGCTGCGGTGGCTGCCGGAATGCGCGTGGTGGTGGTGCCCAACGATGTGACGCGTACGCAGCCCTTTCCGCCCACGTGGCCACGACTGGACGACGGGTACGCAGGCGGACTGGGGGCGCTGCTGCGCGCGGCAGAAGGCTAA
- a CDS encoding DedA family protein has translation MADWIQHLMNSMGYLGIVLLMVLENLFPPIPSELIMPSAGFAASRGKLNLALVIASGTLGSVLGTLPLYYIGRAFGEKRVIGWADKYGKWLTLSGKDVKYADDWFDEHGSKAVLFGRLIPGVRSLLSLPAGMSEMPLPKFLLYSALGSGLWTAALAGAGYLLGEHYDRVEQYLGPISKVVLVGLVAAAVWFFLKRKRGHTES, from the coding sequence ATGGCCGACTGGATACAGCACCTGATGAACAGCATGGGGTACCTGGGCATCGTGCTGCTGATGGTCCTGGAAAACCTCTTTCCACCCATTCCCAGCGAGTTGATTATGCCGTCGGCGGGCTTCGCGGCGTCGCGGGGCAAGCTCAACCTCGCCCTGGTGATCGCCTCGGGCACCCTGGGCAGCGTGCTCGGTACCCTGCCCCTGTATTACATCGGGCGCGCCTTCGGGGAAAAACGGGTGATCGGCTGGGCCGACAAGTACGGCAAGTGGCTGACCCTGAGCGGCAAGGACGTGAAGTACGCCGACGACTGGTTCGACGAGCACGGCAGTAAGGCCGTGTTGTTCGGCCGCCTGATCCCGGGCGTCCGCAGCCTGCTCAGCCTCCCCGCGGGCATGAGCGAGATGCCCCTGCCCAAGTTCCTGCTCTACAGCGCGCTGGGCTCGGGCCTCTGGACGGCGGCCCTGGCTGGAGCGGGCTACCTGCTGGGCGAGCACTACGACCGGGTGGAGCAGTACCTCGGCCCCATCTCCAAGGTCGTCCTCGTGGGACTGGTCGCGGCCGCCGTGTGGTTCTTCCTCAAGCGCAAGCGGGGGCACACGGAGAGCTAG
- a CDS encoding NUDIX domain-containing protein: MSDAPLNPEHPNWVSLAPGGAQPWKTLSSRVLVDGFRVVLEDRVQTPSGGEAVYQYRPRGPRAVFVLPVTVAGEAVLIRQYRYPLRATVWEVVAGGVERGEDLHAAATRELAEEVGGVAAEWLPLPGFYPQPSISGVVFYPLLALGVTLGDTAHEDSEVIERVVLPLREAYRMLETGEIADGASSLTLWHARRFLVERGLL, translated from the coding sequence ATGAGCGACGCGCCCCTCAACCCCGAGCATCCCAACTGGGTAAGCCTCGCGCCGGGTGGGGCGCAGCCCTGGAAGACCCTCTCGTCGCGCGTCCTCGTGGACGGCTTCCGGGTGGTGCTCGAAGACCGGGTGCAGACGCCCTCCGGCGGGGAAGCGGTGTACCAGTACCGGCCGCGCGGTCCTCGCGCCGTCTTCGTGCTGCCGGTCACGGTGGCGGGCGAGGCCGTGCTGATCCGCCAGTACCGATACCCCCTGCGGGCCACGGTTTGGGAAGTGGTGGCGGGCGGCGTGGAGCGGGGCGAGGACCTGCACGCCGCCGCCACCCGCGAACTGGCCGAGGAGGTGGGCGGCGTGGCCGCCGAGTGGCTGCCCCTGCCCGGTTTCTACCCGCAGCCGAGCATCAGCGGGGTGGTGTTTTACCCCCTGCTCGCCCTTGGCGTGACCCTGGGCGACACGGCCCACGAGGACAGCGAGGTCATTGAGCGGGTGGTGCTGCCCCTGCGCGAGGCCTACCGGATGCTGGAGACGGGCGAGATCGCCGACGGCGCGAGCAGCCTGACGCTGTGGCACGCCCGGCGCTTTCTCGTGGAGCGCGGCCTGCTGTGA
- a CDS encoding IMPACT family protein, with protein sequence MTPPAGLPAPFTTLAAPHRFNAVVEDSEFLAFAERADSPEEALTVLSALRERYPDATHHCWAYRIGAAYRFSDDGEPGGTAGAPILRATDGQGVDHVTVVVVRYYGGVKLGTGGLVRAYGGTAAECLRTAPRLEVRPRQTLTVAVPFEHLSALYHLLATFGAERGGEEYTALGVKLPVELYPEDVEGFSEALRNATRGAAEVEVEGGASAHSA encoded by the coding sequence GTGACTCCGCCTGCCGGTCTTCCCGCTCCTTTCACCACCCTCGCGGCCCCGCACCGCTTTAACGCCGTGGTGGAGGACAGCGAGTTTCTGGCCTTTGCCGAGCGCGCCGACTCTCCCGAGGAGGCGCTGACCGTGCTCTCGGCCCTGCGCGAACGCTACCCGGACGCCACCCACCACTGCTGGGCGTACCGCATCGGGGCCGCTTACCGTTTCAGCGATGACGGCGAACCGGGGGGCACGGCGGGGGCACCTATCCTGCGGGCCACCGATGGGCAGGGCGTGGATCACGTCACGGTGGTGGTGGTGCGCTACTACGGCGGCGTGAAGCTGGGTACAGGGGGGTTGGTGCGGGCGTATGGGGGCACGGCAGCGGAATGCCTCCGCACCGCGCCGCGCCTGGAGGTGCGGCCCCGGCAGACCCTCACCGTCGCTGTGCCCTTCGAGCACCTCAGCGCCCTGTATCACCTGCTGGCGACCTTCGGAGCGGAACGGGGCGGAGAGGAATACACGGCCCTGGGCGTCAAGTTGCCCGTGGAGCTTTACCCGGAGGACGTGGAAGGGTTTTCGGAAGCGCTGAGGAATGCGACGCGCGGAGCGGCAGAGGTAGAGGTAGAGGGCGGAGCTTCCGCCCACAGCGCCTAA
- the ispF gene encoding 2-C-methyl-D-erythritol 2,4-cyclodiphosphate synthase, producing MTSPLPYRVGYGEDAHRLGEGRALILGGVPIPHAERGAVAHSDGDAVLHAVADALLSGLALGDIGQYFPDTAAENAGLDSARILAHTLGLVREWQYAPVNVALVVTLDRPKLGALRSDIARSLSALLNLPETEVGLSFKTSEGLAPDHVQVRATVLLARVEG from the coding sequence ATGACCTCTCCTCTCCCCTACCGAGTTGGCTACGGCGAGGACGCGCACCGTTTGGGTGAGGGCCGTGCCCTGATTCTCGGCGGTGTGCCCATTCCCCACGCCGAGCGCGGCGCGGTGGCCCACAGCGACGGTGACGCCGTGCTCCACGCGGTGGCCGACGCGCTGCTCTCGGGCCTTGCCCTGGGTGATATCGGGCAGTATTTCCCCGACACCGCCGCTGAGAACGCGGGGCTGGACTCGGCCCGGATTCTGGCCCACACCCTCGGGCTGGTCCGCGAGTGGCAGTACGCGCCCGTGAACGTCGCCCTGGTGGTCACGCTGGACCGGCCCAAGCTTGGGGCGCTGCGCAGCGACATCGCCCGCAGCCTGTCTGCCCTCCTGAATCTCCCCGAGACGGAGGTGGGTTTGAGCTTCAAGACCTCTGAGGGCCTCGCGCCCGATCACGTACAGGTACGGGCCACTGTACTGCTCGCACGGGTGGAAGGGTGA
- a CDS encoding tRNA (cytidine(34)-2'-O)-methyltransferase has product MSGPFPLLHVVLFEPEKAGNVGNVARTCSVLGAELHLIRPFGFHLHDREFRRAVMDYMEGVRLHEHVSWTAFQEGLPGEARVWAFSTHATKVHTRAGFRRGDYLLFGPESRGLPVWLREGLPTLKLPQPGGGRSLNLAVAAGIATFEAGRQIEGW; this is encoded by the coding sequence GTGAGCGGACCTTTCCCCCTGCTGCACGTCGTGCTGTTCGAGCCGGAGAAGGCAGGCAACGTGGGCAACGTCGCGCGCACCTGCTCGGTACTGGGGGCCGAGCTGCACCTGATTCGCCCCTTCGGCTTCCACCTGCATGACCGCGAGTTTCGCCGCGCGGTCATGGACTACATGGAGGGCGTGCGGCTTCACGAGCACGTCAGCTGGACGGCCTTTCAGGAGGGCCTGCCCGGAGAAGCGCGCGTCTGGGCCTTTTCCACCCACGCCACCAAGGTCCATACCCGCGCGGGCTTCCGGCGAGGTGATTACCTGCTGTTCGGGCCCGAGTCGCGCGGCCTCCCCGTCTGGCTGCGTGAGGGCCTGCCCACGCTCAAGTTGCCCCAGCCTGGCGGGGGCCGCAGCCTGAATCTGGCAGTGGCGGCGGGTATTGCAACCTTCGAGGCGGGGCGGCAGATCGAGGGGTGGTGA
- a CDS encoding aminopeptidase has protein sequence MTTTTTQTFEDRLARYAELLVRTGVNLPQGGKVHINAPLEAAPLVRLVARAAYRAGALDVRANYSDPHLNLALYEDGADNAVDFLPEWFAEESEHLLEDGYAFIAIVGEDPSLLAGVNPDRVAQRSKLTSQAMRKVNEAIGGMHVNWTVAAMSTPAWARRVYPELPEEEAVARLWNDIFAVTRADTPDPVAAWTEHLDRLERLTAFLNGRQYAAIHLRSELGTDLTVGLADGHIWLGGAETAKNGIRGVPNLPTDEVFTAPHRGRVNGVAVASKPLSARGQLITGIRVRFENGRAVEINAEGGEATLRQLIGTDEGAAHLGEIALVPASAPVAQTGTLFLNTLFDENAASHIALGRCYPTNVEGGEDEQGLKAAGGNDSLIHVDWMIGTPQTDVDGIRADGTCEPLMRAGAWVVE, from the coding sequence ATGACCACCACGACAACGCAGACGTTTGAAGACCGGCTCGCCCGCTACGCCGAACTGCTCGTCCGCACGGGCGTCAACCTGCCGCAGGGGGGCAAGGTACACATCAATGCACCGCTGGAGGCCGCGCCCCTCGTGCGGCTGGTGGCGCGGGCCGCCTACCGGGCGGGAGCGCTCGACGTACGCGCGAATTACAGTGATCCCCACCTCAACCTGGCCCTGTACGAGGACGGTGCGGACAACGCCGTGGATTTTCTCCCCGAGTGGTTCGCGGAGGAAAGCGAACACCTGTTGGAGGACGGCTACGCCTTTATCGCCATCGTGGGTGAGGACCCATCGCTGCTGGCGGGCGTCAACCCAGACCGGGTGGCCCAACGCTCGAAGCTCACCTCTCAGGCGATGCGGAAGGTCAACGAGGCCATTGGCGGCATGCACGTCAACTGGACCGTCGCCGCCATGAGCACCCCTGCGTGGGCACGCCGGGTCTATCCAGAACTGCCCGAGGAAGAAGCCGTCGCGCGGCTGTGGAACGATATTTTTGCCGTCACGCGCGCCGACACGCCCGATCCAGTGGCGGCGTGGACCGAACATCTGGACCGCCTGGAACGCCTGACCGCCTTTTTGAACGGGCGGCAGTACGCGGCCATTCACCTCAGGAGCGAACTGGGGACAGACCTGACCGTGGGCCTGGCCGACGGTCACATCTGGCTGGGCGGCGCAGAGACGGCGAAGAACGGCATTCGCGGTGTGCCCAACCTGCCTACCGACGAGGTGTTCACTGCGCCTCACCGCGGGCGCGTGAATGGGGTGGCCGTCGCCAGCAAGCCGCTGAGTGCGCGCGGGCAACTCATCACCGGTATCCGCGTGCGCTTTGAGAACGGCCGGGCGGTGGAGATCAACGCCGAGGGAGGCGAGGCCACGCTGCGGCAACTGATCGGCACCGACGAGGGCGCGGCCCACCTCGGTGAGATCGCCCTCGTGCCCGCCTCCGCCCCGGTGGCGCAGACCGGAACCCTCTTCCTGAACACCCTGTTCGACGAGAACGCCGCCTCGCACATCGCCTTGGGCCGCTGCTACCCCACCAACGTGGAGGGCGGCGAGGACGAGCAGGGGCTGAAGGCAGCGGGCGGCAACGACAGCCTGATCCACGTGGACTGGATGATTGGCACGCCACAGACAGACGTGGACGGCATCCGCGCAGACGGCACGTGCGAGCCGCTGATGCGGGCGGGGGCGTGGGTGGTGGAGTAA